The following proteins are co-located in the Sphingomonas donggukensis genome:
- the trbB gene encoding P-type conjugative transfer ATPase TrbB gives MLRTALGPAIAGFLDDPAVVEVMLNPDGRLWVDRLTDGVADTGACLSPADGERIVRLVAHHVGAEVHAGAPRVSAELPETGERFEGLLPPIVAAPSFAIRKPAVAVFSLADYVAAGIMTGVQSDMLACAVRERRNILVAGGTSTGKTTLVNALLAEVALSGDRVVLIEDTRELQCAAPNLVSLRTRDGAASLADLVRSALRLRPDRIPIGEVRGAEALDLIKAWGTGHPGGIGTLHAGSALGAMRRLEQLIQEAVVTVPRALIAETIDLVAVLSGRGPARRLSALARVAGLGADGDYLLIPEGE, from the coding sequence ATGCTGCGCACGGCGCTCGGGCCGGCGATCGCCGGTTTCCTCGACGATCCCGCGGTCGTCGAGGTCATGCTCAATCCGGACGGGCGGCTGTGGGTCGATCGGCTGACCGACGGGGTTGCCGACACCGGCGCGTGCCTGTCGCCGGCCGATGGCGAGCGGATCGTCCGCCTCGTTGCGCATCACGTCGGCGCCGAGGTCCATGCCGGCGCCCCGCGCGTCTCGGCCGAACTTCCCGAAACCGGCGAACGCTTCGAAGGCCTGCTCCCACCGATCGTCGCCGCGCCATCCTTCGCTATCCGCAAGCCAGCGGTCGCGGTCTTCAGCCTCGCCGACTATGTCGCCGCCGGGATCATGACCGGCGTCCAGTCCGACATGCTGGCTTGTGCTGTCCGCGAGCGCCGCAACATCCTCGTCGCCGGCGGCACATCGACCGGCAAGACGACACTGGTCAACGCGCTCCTGGCCGAGGTTGCCTTGAGCGGCGACCGGGTGGTGCTGATCGAGGACACCCGCGAACTGCAATGCGCCGCGCCCAACCTCGTGTCGCTCCGCACCCGCGACGGCGCGGCAAGCCTCGCCGACCTCGTCCGCTCGGCGCTGCGCCTGCGTCCCGACCGCATTCCGATCGGCGAGGTGCGCGGCGCCGAGGCGCTCGATCTGATTAAGGCCTGGGGCACCGGCCATCCCGGCGGCATCGGCACGCTCCATGCCGGCAGCGCGCTCGGCGCGATGCGCCGTCTCGAGCAGCTCATCCAGGAAGCCGTGGTCACCGTGCCGCGCGCGCTCATCGCCGAGACCATCGACCTCGTCGCCGTCCTTTCCGGCCGCGGGCCCGCCCGCCGGCTGTCGGCGCTCGCCCGCGTCGCCGGGCTCGGCGCCGACGGCGACTACCTGCTCATCCCCGAAGGAGAATGA
- a CDS encoding CopG family transcriptional regulator has product MPARKAQLTIYLEPATLGALEAFARKSGSPKSLVAEAAVASFLTGDDADRRDAATIKRLDRIIRLLDRLERNDTIALETHALFIRFWLTATPALPEQGTPAARAKGQERYERFIEALGRRVASGTRVGDEIALDLGLSDAADDLRPHD; this is encoded by the coding sequence ATGCCCGCGCGCAAGGCCCAGCTCACCATCTACCTCGAACCGGCGACGCTGGGCGCGCTCGAGGCATTCGCCAGAAAGAGCGGCAGTCCCAAATCTTTGGTCGCCGAAGCAGCGGTGGCGTCGTTCCTGACCGGCGACGACGCCGATCGTCGCGATGCGGCCACGATCAAACGGCTCGACCGGATCATTCGCTTGCTCGACCGGCTCGAGCGCAACGACACAATCGCGCTCGAGACCCACGCACTGTTCATCCGCTTCTGGCTGACCGCAACGCCCGCGCTTCCCGAGCAGGGCACGCCCGCCGCCCGTGCCAAGGGGCAGGAGCGCTACGAGCGCTTCATCGAGGCGCTCGGGCGCAGGGTCGCGAGCGGGACACGGGTCGGCGACGAGATCGCGCTCGACCTCGGCTTGTCCGACGCGGCCGACGATCTCCGCCCGCACGACTGA
- a CDS encoding conjugal transfer protein TraG has translation MSGTKIFWGQVTLVLLVALAFLWGATEWTAWRLGFQSQLGPPLWIWHGVPVYAPFALFVWWFQYEAYAPHVFAEGGAIAAAGGIVSVGVAIFLSILRAREARHVTTYGSAEWAERRDVRGAGLLDGKGVVLGRFGQDYLRHDGPEHVLCFAPTRSGKGVGLVIPTLLTWPGSTVVHDIKGENWTLTAGYRARFGRVLRFDPTDRASAAYNPLLEVRRGDLEVRDVQNIADILVDPEGGLEKRNHWEKTSHSLLVGAILHVLYAEHDKTLAGVATFLSDPSRSIARTLDAMLSTPHLGERAHPVVAAAARELLNKSENERSGVLSTAMSFLSLYRDPVVAAVTGHCDWRIADLIEHPVPVSLYLAVPPSDIQRTKPLVRLILNQIGRRLTERLGGAQRQRLLLMLDEFPALGRLDFFESQLAFMAGYGIRAFLIAQSLNQIEKAYGPNNAILDNCHVRVAFATNDERTARRISDALGTATELRAMKNYAGHRLSPWLGHLMVSRQETARPLLTPGEVMQLPVDDAIVMVAGAKPVRATKARYFTDPALAGRVAAPPAPVRGAAVADDWSGCAAIAPSTALRERTSSPDAANGGIRREPELGDHEEVAQPPPVVANEFDPGADDADDEAAQAQRFNQLAQTVARTASLDPDDGVELY, from the coding sequence GTGTCTGGAACGAAGATCTTCTGGGGGCAGGTCACGCTCGTGCTGCTGGTCGCGCTCGCCTTTCTATGGGGTGCGACGGAGTGGACCGCATGGCGGCTCGGGTTCCAGTCGCAGCTCGGACCGCCCTTATGGATCTGGCATGGTGTCCCGGTCTACGCGCCATTCGCGCTCTTCGTCTGGTGGTTCCAGTACGAGGCCTATGCCCCGCACGTCTTTGCGGAAGGCGGCGCGATCGCGGCGGCCGGCGGGATCGTCTCGGTCGGCGTGGCGATCTTCCTGTCGATCCTGCGCGCGCGCGAGGCGCGCCACGTCACGACCTATGGATCGGCGGAATGGGCCGAACGCCGCGACGTGCGGGGCGCCGGGCTGCTCGACGGCAAGGGGGTCGTGCTCGGGCGCTTTGGACAGGACTATCTGCGCCACGATGGCCCCGAGCATGTGTTGTGCTTTGCGCCGACCCGCTCGGGCAAGGGCGTCGGTCTGGTCATCCCGACGTTGCTGACCTGGCCGGGCTCCACCGTCGTCCACGACATCAAGGGCGAGAACTGGACGCTCACCGCGGGCTATCGCGCGCGCTTCGGACGCGTGCTGCGATTCGACCCGACCGATCGCGCGAGTGCGGCCTACAATCCGCTACTCGAGGTCCGGCGCGGCGACCTCGAAGTCCGTGACGTCCAGAACATCGCCGACATCCTGGTCGATCCCGAAGGCGGGCTCGAGAAGCGCAACCATTGGGAAAAGACCAGCCACTCGTTGCTGGTGGGCGCGATCCTCCATGTCCTGTACGCCGAGCACGACAAGACGCTCGCCGGGGTCGCGACTTTTCTCTCCGACCCGTCGCGGTCGATCGCCCGCACGCTCGATGCGATGCTCAGCACCCCGCACCTGGGCGAGCGGGCGCATCCGGTCGTGGCCGCCGCTGCGCGCGAGTTGCTCAACAAAAGCGAGAACGAGCGCTCGGGCGTGCTCTCGACCGCGATGAGCTTCCTCTCGCTCTACCGCGATCCGGTGGTCGCCGCGGTGACCGGCCATTGCGACTGGCGCATCGCCGATCTCATCGAGCATCCGGTGCCGGTCTCGCTCTACCTGGCCGTGCCCCCTTCCGATATTCAGCGCACCAAGCCGCTGGTCCGGTTGATCCTCAACCAGATCGGCCGACGACTGACCGAGCGTCTCGGCGGTGCACAGCGTCAACGACTGCTGCTGATGCTCGACGAGTTTCCAGCGCTTGGCCGCCTCGACTTCTTCGAAAGCCAGCTGGCTTTCATGGCCGGCTACGGCATCCGCGCTTTCCTCATCGCTCAGTCGCTCAACCAGATCGAAAAGGCGTACGGACCTAATAACGCCATCCTCGACAATTGCCACGTCCGGGTCGCGTTCGCGACCAACGACGAGCGCACGGCGCGACGGATCTCCGACGCACTCGGCACCGCGACCGAGCTGCGCGCGATGAAGAACTATGCCGGCCACCGCCTTTCGCCCTGGCTCGGTCATCTCATGGTCTCGCGCCAGGAAACCGCGCGACCGCTCCTGACGCCCGGTGAAGTCATGCAGCTGCCGGTCGACGACGCGATCGTGATGGTCGCCGGCGCCAAGCCGGTACGCGCGACCAAAGCGCGCTACTTCACCGACCCCGCGCTTGCCGGCCGGGTGGCAGCGCCGCCCGCGCCGGTGCGCGGAGCTGCAGTGGCGGATGACTGGTCGGGATGCGCGGCCATCGCGCCGTCGACCGCCTTGCGCGAACGGACCTCATCGCCCGATGCAGCCAACGGCGGTATCCGCCGCGAACCCGAACTCGGCGATCACGAGGAGGTCGCGCAGCCGCCGCCGGTCGTCGCGAACGAGTTTGATCCCGGTGCCGACGACGCCGACGACGAGGCGGCACAGGCCCAGCGCTTCAACCAACTCGCACAGACCGTCGCGCGAACCGCGAGCCTCGACCCCGACGATGGCGTGGAGCTCTACTGA
- a CDS encoding relaxase/mobilization nuclease domain-containing protein yields the protein MSDDRRFQVRPGRIRSAKAKGAKTFLATALKSAQKAGGLEAGGRSARSTFGRGRASSVAAHRLLGDRSRGAIVKARVVRMRGSVGALRAHVAYLQRDGVTRDGEPGRLFGATDEVVDGRAFAERCAEDRHHFRFIVSPDDAAELDSLKDFTRTLLDDAARDLGTRLDWVAVDHWNTAHPHVHILVRGRDEDGENLVIGRDYISRGLRARAGALVTQELGPKSELEIRRALDAEVGAERWTRLDRLLGREAARADGIIDLRPGGSPDPLRFHRIGRMHTLERLGLAASVGAGRWALAAEAEARLRDLSIRGDVIRRMHRAMGEGSAPADWVLDASAAGQPVIGRLAAHGLDNELAGTAFAIIDGADGRVHHVALPSVAALGEPVDGAIVELRQFADARSAQRTALAVRSDWTLDQQVTAEGATWLDRQLVARTPVALADRGFGAEVNTALAERADQLSKLGLARRNGSSWSFAPGMLDDLRRRDLAREGRRLAGQTGLAFETVEAGDAVSGVFRRRLNLASGRFAMIDNGLGFQLVPWSPGLERHRGGQVDGIAGPGGIDWSRSRDRGISI from the coding sequence ATGAGCGACGATCGCCGTTTCCAGGTCCGCCCGGGTCGCATCCGATCAGCCAAGGCAAAAGGCGCGAAAACCTTCCTCGCGACCGCGCTCAAGTCGGCGCAGAAGGCGGGCGGCCTGGAAGCAGGCGGACGCAGCGCTCGCTCGACCTTCGGCCGTGGACGCGCATCGAGCGTTGCGGCGCACCGTCTGCTCGGCGATCGCTCGCGCGGCGCGATCGTCAAGGCGCGGGTGGTCCGCATGCGCGGGAGCGTGGGAGCATTGCGCGCCCATGTCGCCTATCTGCAGCGCGACGGGGTCACGCGCGACGGCGAGCCCGGGCGATTGTTCGGGGCTACCGATGAGGTTGTCGACGGGCGCGCCTTCGCCGAGCGCTGCGCGGAGGACCGACACCATTTCCGGTTCATCGTTTCGCCCGATGACGCGGCCGAACTCGACAGCCTGAAGGACTTCACCCGCACGCTGTTGGACGATGCGGCGCGCGACCTTGGTACGCGGCTCGACTGGGTGGCGGTCGATCACTGGAACACGGCCCATCCGCACGTCCACATCCTGGTTCGCGGCCGGGACGAGGATGGCGAGAATCTGGTGATCGGTCGTGACTATATTTCACGCGGCTTGCGCGCGCGAGCCGGCGCGCTCGTAACGCAGGAGCTGGGGCCGAAGTCCGAGCTCGAGATACGCCGCGCTCTCGACGCCGAGGTTGGCGCCGAGCGGTGGACGCGGCTCGACCGGCTGCTCGGCCGCGAGGCGGCGCGCGCCGACGGGATCATCGACCTGCGGCCCGGCGGCTCGCCCGACCCCTTACGCTTCCACCGCATCGGTCGGATGCACACGCTCGAACGGCTCGGGTTGGCGGCATCCGTCGGCGCGGGTCGCTGGGCGCTCGCTGCCGAGGCAGAGGCGCGGCTGCGCGACCTCTCGATCCGCGGCGACGTCATCAGACGCATGCACCGGGCGATGGGCGAGGGCAGCGCACCGGCCGACTGGGTGCTCGACGCGAGCGCTGCAGGCCAGCCGGTGATCGGGCGCCTCGCTGCGCACGGCCTCGACAACGAACTGGCTGGGACGGCGTTCGCGATCATCGACGGTGCCGACGGCCGCGTGCACCACGTGGCCTTGCCTTCGGTCGCCGCGCTCGGCGAGCCCGTCGATGGCGCGATCGTCGAGCTGCGCCAGTTCGCCGATGCCCGCAGCGCTCAGCGGACCGCGCTGGCGGTGCGCTCCGACTGGACGCTCGACCAGCAGGTCACGGCCGAAGGCGCCACCTGGCTGGACCGACAACTCGTCGCGCGAACCCCGGTCGCCTTGGCCGATCGCGGGTTCGGCGCCGAGGTGAACACAGCGCTCGCCGAGCGCGCCGACCAGCTCTCGAAACTCGGTCTTGCCCGTCGCAACGGCAGCAGCTGGTCGTTCGCGCCCGGGATGCTCGACGACCTCAGGCGGCGCGACCTGGCGCGCGAGGGGCGACGGCTCGCCGGTCAGACCGGGCTTGCCTTCGAAACCGTCGAGGCTGGTGATGCGGTCAGTGGCGTGTTTCGCCGACGTCTCAACCTGGCCTCGGGCCGCTTCGCGATGATCGACAATGGTCTGGGGTTTCAGCTCGTCCCCTGGTCACCGGGCCTTGAGCGGCACCGGGGCGGGCAGGTCGACGGCATCGCCGGCCCCGGCGGGATCGACTGGTCGCGCAGCCGTGACCGCGGCATTTCGATCTGA
- a CDS encoding transglycosylase SLT domain-containing protein — MKRVPSRRQCVLVVALILLSARPLAAAATAPDEQSDRLRTVAAAVDEASRHFGIPVEWIWAIVRAESGGDARAVSSAGAMGLMQIMPATYADLRRRHGLGADPFAVRDNVLAGTAYLRALHDRFGAYGMLAAYNAGPGRWEDHLATGRPLPGETQRYLARLSPVIAPGAAGVPVQPLGTPRLSPFAAPIFVARTTVALPIIASTTRARTTAEAQPTVGAAAPPDVNASPNPSGKTAPRVDLIRSVSPRSDTLFVESSSGGASR, encoded by the coding sequence GTGAAGCGCGTTCCGTCACGTCGTCAGTGCGTACTGGTCGTCGCGCTCATCCTACTCTCCGCTCGTCCCCTCGCTGCCGCCGCGACCGCGCCGGACGAGCAGTCCGACCGGCTTCGCACCGTCGCCGCCGCGGTCGACGAGGCGTCACGCCACTTCGGCATACCCGTCGAGTGGATTTGGGCGATCGTGCGCGCGGAGAGCGGGGGCGATGCCCGCGCGGTGTCGTCGGCGGGCGCGATGGGGCTGATGCAGATCATGCCCGCGACCTACGCCGACCTCCGGCGGCGTCACGGCCTCGGTGCCGATCCGTTCGCAGTGCGTGACAATGTCCTCGCCGGCACTGCTTATCTGCGCGCGTTGCACGACCGTTTCGGCGCCTACGGCATGCTTGCCGCCTACAACGCCGGCCCCGGCCGATGGGAAGACCATCTGGCAACCGGTCGGCCGCTGCCTGGCGAGACCCAGCGCTATCTCGCTCGCCTGTCGCCCGTGATCGCGCCCGGCGCGGCTGGGGTGCCGGTGCAACCGCTCGGGACCCCGCGACTGTCCCCGTTCGCCGCACCGATCTTCGTCGCGCGGACTACGGTCGCGCTGCCGATCATCGCTTCGACAACGCGCGCTCGGACGACGGCCGAAGCGCAGCCGACGGTCGGCGCAGCTGCACCGCCGGACGTAAACGCATCGCCGAATCCCAGCGGCAAGACTGCGCCGCGGGTCGACCTCATCCGGTCCGTTTCACCACGTTCCGATACGCTTTTCGTCGAGTCATCGTCGGGAGGGGCGTCGCGATGA
- a CDS encoding S26 family signal peptidase: MLSRTVVALAGIALLAGPALAPPLPRLVWNATPSAPVGLYRVEPTTLPRRGALVLVLPPPRLARLFAARGYLPEHVPLLKRIAAQPGQRLCRFGNRVTVDGRVVALALAHDRRGRPLPCWHGCRSLGSDELFVLSPGVRDALDGRYFGPLPRAAMIGVATPLWTRNDR, from the coding sequence ATGCTGAGCCGGACGGTCGTAGCGCTCGCCGGCATCGCCTTGCTTGCCGGGCCCGCGCTCGCGCCACCGCTGCCGCGTCTCGTATGGAACGCGACGCCCAGCGCACCGGTCGGACTTTACCGGGTCGAACCAACCACGCTGCCGCGTCGCGGTGCGTTGGTCCTGGTGCTGCCGCCACCGCGGCTGGCACGGCTGTTCGCCGCCCGCGGCTATTTGCCCGAGCACGTACCGCTGCTGAAGCGGATCGCTGCGCAGCCTGGGCAGCGGCTCTGCCGGTTCGGTAACCGCGTCACGGTCGACGGCCGCGTCGTTGCCCTCGCGCTCGCGCACGACCGGCGCGGCCGTCCGCTGCCGTGCTGGCACGGCTGCCGGTCGCTCGGGTCCGATGAGTTGTTCGTACTCAGCCCCGGCGTCCGCGACGCCCTCGACGGACGTTATTTCGGGCCGCTGCCGCGCGCTGCGATGATCGGCGTCGCGACGCCGCTCTGGACCCGGAACGACCGGTGA
- a CDS encoding DUF2840 domain-containing protein — protein sequence MTAVAPAGAPLAPSNIDGQTRVDLIHRPGEIEHWVRFGNAVAETIIDRRRRALWFSPGTILAFVRWRSNTFGTVLSRIDILTAAMPGQPLSTVPGVTPGGIPLLRLAGWPSVAETLAAIDAIDTIGLDPADICPDHWRQVHHHLTARSTPRTYTLARHRAWRLRQATASC from the coding sequence GTGACCGCGGTTGCGCCCGCTGGCGCGCCGCTGGCGCCGTCCAACATCGATGGTCAGACGCGCGTCGACCTGATCCATCGGCCCGGCGAGATCGAGCATTGGGTTCGCTTCGGCAACGCGGTCGCCGAGACAATCATCGATCGCCGCCGCCGCGCGCTCTGGTTCAGCCCCGGCACCATTCTCGCGTTCGTGCGCTGGCGGTCGAACACGTTCGGCACGGTCCTCTCCCGCATCGACATCCTGACGGCGGCGATGCCGGGCCAACCCTTGTCGACAGTGCCGGGCGTGACCCCCGGCGGCATCCCGCTGCTGCGCCTCGCCGGCTGGCCGTCGGTCGCCGAGACGCTCGCGGCGATCGACGCGATCGACACCATCGGCCTCGACCCCGCCGACATCTGCCCGGACCACTGGCGGCAGGTTCATCACCATCTCACCGCACGCTCGACGCCGCGCACCTATACACTCGCGCGGCATCGCGCCTGGCGCCTTCGGCAAGCGACGGCGTCATGCTGA
- a CDS encoding helix-turn-helix transcriptional regulator, whose product MPDATLSLPPRYLRTPEAARFLSLSGRTLEKHRCYGTGPRYSKIGGRVVYRVEDLQAWAERGAKRSTSEETGDVVLPAKRHAAIAPYYQDRSR is encoded by the coding sequence ATGCCCGATGCCACACTGTCCCTGCCACCGCGCTACCTGCGAACCCCCGAGGCGGCGCGCTTCCTGAGCCTTTCCGGTCGCACGCTCGAGAAGCACCGCTGCTACGGCACGGGCCCCCGTTATTCGAAGATCGGCGGGCGCGTCGTCTACCGGGTCGAAGACCTTCAGGCGTGGGCCGAACGCGGCGCCAAGCGTTCGACGAGCGAAGAGACCGGCGATGTCGTGCTGCCAGCCAAACGGCATGCCGCCATCGCGCCCTATTACCAGGATCGGTCGCGGTGA